The sequence GCGTTCAAGGTCCCTTCGCGGCAGCGCAAAGTTGTGTGGCTCACATGGATAAGTGACCCGACCCGCAGGGAAAAGGAGCAATTCGGCAGGGGGCGGGGTGCCGGATGCCGACGGGCACGGCGGAATGTGCCGTCATGGCATCGCGCCCCCCAGAGCCTTCCTGGAGGGCGCGAGAATGCGGTGGCGTCGACCGCGAGCTGTCGGCCGGTATCCGTGCGTGTCAGTTCTCCAGCAACTGGGCCGCAAGATGCTCGATGCGGTCGTGCCACGCCGCCAGCGCGGCATCCGAGTCAGCGCCCGGCGGGCCGGTCTGGACGAGGACGAGCCGCGCGCCATGGCCGGTGCCCTGGCCCAGCTCCCACCGGACCGTGCCTTCCGGATCCGGGCGGTAGGCGAGCACCGAAGGGGCCCGTACCTCGGTGACGGGCCCGGCCGGTGCCTCCCCGGTGGTGAAGCCGGCCGGCGCGGGCTCACCTTCCACGGGCTCGTCTCCCGAGGTCAGCGCCGCCCAGACGGCCTCGGCGGGCCGTACGAGCTGGCGCTCGAAGCGGATCCGCGGGCCGTTCGGGGTGGCCTCGGTCACCCCCTGTCCGAGATCGAACTGCTCGACGTAGGCCTCGTGCAGCTCTCCGGTGTCGCGGGGCACGGCCGTCGGCGCGCCGTCCAGCAGCTGTGAGAGCGCGGTGAGGCACAGGTGCCAGCCGGAGGCGAAGCTCGCGCCGCCGAACCGGTCGCCGAAGGTGTGCACCAGGGTCAGCAGCGAGCCGTCGCCGTCCGGAGTGATCTCCCAGCGCAGGTGGTCCTCTCCCCAGGTGAAGGCGAACAGCCGGGGCTCCTCGGCGTCGGTGACCGTACCGGTCATGGCGATGCCGGTCACACCGGGCATGGAGAAGGTCATCGCCCCGCCGGGCCGCAGCTCCACGGTGACCTCGGAGGGGAACCACCGGCCGATGTGCGCGGGGTCGGTGATCGCCGACCAGACCTTCGCGGGCGGATGGGCGAGCCTGCGCTCCATGCGCAGGGTGTTCCGGCCGTCGCCGGTGGGGCTGAGGCTGTCGGAGTGCGGGTTCATCGGGGGTCGTCCTCCATGGCGTCGAGATGCCGTTCCAGGGCGTCAAGGGACCCGGTCCACAGATGCCGGTAGTGCGCGAGCCAGGCGTCCAGCTCCGCCAGGGGCTCGGGCCGGAGCTCGTACCAGCGGCGCTGGGCGTCCTGCCGGACCTGGACCAGGCCGGCCTCGCGCAGCACCCGCAGATGCTTGGAGGTGCCGGGCTGGCTCAGTCCGAGCTGCTGCGTGAGCTCGCCGACCAGCCGTGGGCGCTCCAGGAGCAGATCGAGGATCTTGCGCCGGCTCGGCTCCGCAAGTACGTCGAACGGTAGGGGCATGACTTCAGTATGCATGCCGTTCTGGCTATATAACCACAAGAGAATATAATCTCGGTGAAGGATCGCCGGGTCGCTGGGTCACGCACACGCCGGATCGGCCGCCGGCGCCTCCTCGCGCTCGCGCGCCACCGGTGCGAGACAGGGCGCCGAGCCCAGCGGCCCATCGGTGAAGAACCGGGCGGCCAAGTCCGCGACGTCCTGCGGGCGTTCGAGCACCACCCAGTGATCGGCGTCCGGAATCGTCAGAAAGCGGCTGCCCGGGATGGTGGACGCGAAGTGCCGCTGCCGGGCCGGCGAGGTCACCGTGTCGTGCTCGCCGCTGAAGACGAGCGTGGGGATGCCGGTCAGGCCGGCCGAGAAGTCCGGACGGTCCGAGATCCCGCGGCGCAGCGAGTCGACGGCGTGCCGGGAGTTCCGGGCCGCATGCAGCATCGAGCGCCGGACGTAGCGGTACGCCAGCTTCCGGTGGGCGACGTGCCGGCGGTCGTCGAGGCACATCAGCCCCTCGGTGACCAGGGTGGCGAAGGCCTCGGTGTCGCCCTGCGCGAGATGGTCGGACGCCCGTCGCCACAGCTCCCTCTGCGCCTCGCTGATGTGCGCCGGAACCCCGCCCAGGGCGAGCCGTGCGATCCGCCCGGGGAACCGCCGGGCGCATCCGTAGGCCAGGCCCGCCCCGTAGGAGAAGCCGAAGAGATTGATCCGCGGGACGTCCAGATCCTCGATGATGCCCTCGATCGCCGCGCACACGACATCGATGCTCGGCCCCGGGGGAAGCGGGTCGGCGCTCCCCATCCCCGGCAGATCGGCGGTCACCACATCCGCCAGTGGACCCACA is a genomic window of Streptomyces sp. Edi2 containing:
- a CDS encoding SRPBCC family protein, with amino-acid sequence MNPHSDSLSPTGDGRNTLRMERRLAHPPAKVWSAITDPAHIGRWFPSEVTVELRPGGAMTFSMPGVTGIAMTGTVTDAEEPRLFAFTWGEDHLRWEITPDGDGSLLTLVHTFGDRFGGASFASGWHLCLTALSQLLDGAPTAVPRDTGELHEAYVEQFDLGQGVTEATPNGPRIRFERQLVRPAEAVWAALTSGDEPVEGEPAPAGFTTGEAPAGPVTEVRAPSVLAYRPDPEGTVRWELGQGTGHGARLVLVQTGPPGADSDAALAAWHDRIEHLAAQLLEN
- a CDS encoding alpha/beta hydrolase, giving the protein MSEEMIRSLSVDGVSYSYRRLQQPERITEPVLVLGGALQGMFGWPQMEDHVGPLADVVTADLPGMGSADPLPPGPSIDVVCAAIEGIIEDLDVPRINLFGFSYGAGLAYGCARRFPGRIARLALGGVPAHISEAQRELWRRASDHLAQGDTEAFATLVTEGLMCLDDRRHVAHRKLAYRYVRRSMLHAARNSRHAVDSLRRGISDRPDFSAGLTGIPTLVFSGEHDTVTSPARQRHFASTIPGSRFLTIPDADHWVVLERPQDVADLAARFFTDGPLGSAPCLAPVAREREEAPAADPACA
- a CDS encoding metalloregulator ArsR/SmtB family transcription factor, with amino-acid sequence MPLPFDVLAEPSRRKILDLLLERPRLVGELTQQLGLSQPGTSKHLRVLREAGLVQVRQDAQRRWYELRPEPLAELDAWLAHYRHLWTGSLDALERHLDAMEDDPR